A genome region from Treponema primitia ZAS-1 includes the following:
- a CDS encoding SoxR reducing system RseC family protein, which produces MTETGRIREIRGNTLTLDRENNIACFGCMNRECKAKTLSYHAENTTGLVLQPGQLVETEAAASALKQGLTVLLPPLLGFIAGYVLTGIIFPATGDPARAATGVLLLFATAFAVYCIRRHFPPKTICRVIREAAPN; this is translated from the coding sequence GTGACTGAGACGGGCAGAATCCGGGAGATACGGGGGAATACCCTTACCCTTGACCGGGAAAACAATATCGCCTGTTTCGGCTGCATGAACCGGGAGTGCAAGGCAAAAACACTCTCCTACCACGCGGAAAACACCACCGGCCTGGTCCTCCAGCCGGGACAGCTGGTAGAAACCGAAGCCGCCGCATCAGCCCTTAAACAGGGCCTGACGGTTCTGCTGCCGCCCCTCCTGGGCTTTATCGCCGGCTATGTGCTTACGGGCATCATCTTCCCCGCCACAGGCGACCCTGCCCGGGCAGCCACCGGGGTCCTGCTGCTCTTTGCTACAGCCTTCGCCGTCTACTGTATCCGCCGCCACTTCCCCCCAAAAACCATATGCCGGGTCATCAGGGAAGCAGCGCCAAATTAG
- a CDS encoding DJ-1 family glyoxalase III, which produces MVKKALVFLADGFEDVEAITPIDYLRRAGVELTTVSIGSELSVQSARQVTVNADTTLEKLGKQGRANAADWDAVVLPGGGLGAENLAASVAVGSFIKAMAEEGKLICAICAAPAVVLAPLGLLKGREFTCYPGMEEKVSGAAWKADRVVIDGTLITSRGAGTAGEFAVAIIEKLVSPVEAEKIAKSVLLA; this is translated from the coding sequence AAAAGCGCTTGTTTTTCTGGCCGATGGTTTTGAGGATGTAGAGGCAATTACCCCCATCGATTACCTCCGGAGGGCCGGAGTTGAGCTTACCACAGTCTCCATCGGATCGGAACTTTCGGTTCAGAGTGCCCGCCAGGTAACGGTAAACGCCGATACTACCCTGGAGAAGCTGGGTAAGCAGGGCAGGGCCAACGCAGCGGACTGGGATGCGGTGGTGCTTCCCGGCGGCGGCCTGGGCGCCGAAAACCTCGCTGCCTCCGTGGCTGTGGGCAGCTTTATCAAGGCCATGGCGGAGGAAGGTAAGCTTATCTGCGCAATCTGTGCAGCCCCGGCGGTGGTTTTAGCGCCTCTGGGCTTGCTTAAGGGCCGGGAATTTACCTGCTACCCCGGTATGGAAGAAAAGGTCTCCGGGGCCGCCTGGAAAGCGGATAGGGTAGTAATTGACGGTACGCTTATCACGAGCCGAGGCGCCGGAACCGCCGGCGAATTTGCCGTGGCGATTATTGAAAAACTGGTAAGCCCGGTCGAGGCCGAAAAAATAGCCAAGTCGGTACTGCTCGCCTAG